One Candidatus Methylomirabilota bacterium genomic window, TCACCGCTACGTGGCGCCGATCGACGCCCTCATCGAGCGCCAGGCGACGCACGGCGGCCCTTCGCTCACCGTGCCGTTCGCCGACGAGGCCATCGCCCAGTTGTCACGCGGCGGCCTGTCCGAAGAGCGGGCCGTCCGTATGTTCGGATCGTTCTTCCAACTGCGGCGCGCCTTTTACTTCATCCACGGCTCGCTTGCCGGCGAGTGCGAATCCATGCGCAGGCTCCGCGAAGCGCTGTGGAACAACGTCTTTACGCACGACATGCGCGGCTACGAGGCAGCGCTCTGGAACCGAGTCGGAGCTTTTCGGCCACCGTACAGGCGCCTTCACCGGGGCCATGGACCACCACCAGGGCGTGTTCGAGCGCTGCAGCGAGCACGGCGCGCTGTTTCTGGACGAAATTGGCGAGGTATCGATCCCGGCCCAGATCAAGCTGTTGCAGGTGCTTCAGGAGCGTACGTTCACCCCGCTGGGCGGCCACGAGAACAAGCGCTCGTGCGGCTGCTCGTCGGGCGCATCGCCGGGTCCCAGGATTCCGCGATCGTCGCCACGGTCCTCGAGGCGCTCGAGCGCAGCCTGCCTCGTGGCTACCCCTGGCCGGGCAACGCGCTGGTCGAAAAGCTGCGCTCCGGTGAGCTAACGGCACCGGAGCTTCTGGCCCAATATTGCGCCATGCTCTACCGACGCTTGGGGACGTACGCCGAGGTGGCCAAGCGCACTGGGCTTGACCCGCGCACCGCGCGCAAATACGTCGATGGTGGGAAATGAATCGTCGACGAAGTCCACACGCTCCTTGGCCCGTCGCGCGTCACACCCCCTCCTCCTCGACTGCACAGGCGTCAGGCGGTGCCCGGCGGTCGGATGGTGAGTTGGGTCCCTTCTTCCGTGTGCTCGCAGTCGATCATCATGCCATCGAGGCGCTGCGCGACATCGCGCGCGATCGCGAGAACCACCTCACCATCGTGTTCGACCATCTGGTCGCCCGCCTGTGCGGACGCCGGTGTGAGCCCCACCTTCCCCGCCGGCGTCGCCGCCAGCCGGAGACCGACGCCGCCCGCTTGGATGGTCTCGACGTGCTTCTGCTTCAGGAGCTGTCGAGCCTCGGATGTCACCGAAATCATCTGAACCTCCTTCTCAGGGGTCACAGAGCCCGACGGCACGGCGCCGCACGCCGGTGGCGCCGAGCGTCTTCGTCATCCCATGACTGCCAACCCTCGGGGATCAGGCTTTCAGCACGAACCGTGGCCCCTCCTCGGTCTCCTCGATGTCGATCGTCCACCCCGCCAGGGCGTCGACGATCTCCCGATCGAGCACGAGCACTGGGTGACCATCGTGCTCCACGACCTGGTCATCCTCCCGCTCGGTGTCAGGGAAGACGCCAAGCTGCCCCGGGCCCGTCGGTCCGAACTGGAACCCCTGGTCGGGCGCTTCGGCAATCTCGTCCAGGGCGAGCCAGAGCTGTTCGCGGGGCCCAAGCCGGAGCCGCTGGTCGGGGGCCTCGGCGATCTCGTCCAGGGCGAACGACAGCAGTTCGCGTGCACGCGCGGTGACGTTCACCATGGCCATCCTCCTTTCCGTGGGCGACCTCGTGATCCTGCTCCCGCCCGGATCCCCGGCTGTACCGGCACGCCTGACTCCCCTCAGGACCGGGTGCCCCCGACGCGCTAAGTCCGGCGTTCGAGGTCAGGCCAGTGGGGGTTCGAGAGCGGACGAAGCGGTTCGTCGGGCTGCCGGCCGCAGCCCTATGAGTGACGTCGCGCGGCGCTCCAGAAGACGCCGCGCCCGGGGAGGCGGAAGTGGAAAATCATCGATCCGATGGCGGAGCCGCACTCAGTCTGCGACGCCATCCGGACCCGGTCAAGCCCCATCTCGAGCCGGTGGTGAAGGCGGCGGGCGTCCTCTGCGGGGTCGCTCGCCTCCGTCCGCCAGTCGCCAGAGAAGTTCGACGCGCTGCATGCGGCGGAAGATCGGGGGAACGATTTGCGCTCCGAGGCAACTGGCTCTCCCGTCGGTGCAAAGCGGAGCCGCCGCGGACCACACGCGCCGACATGCAGCGCTGAATCGCTCATCACTTGACGGGCGCTCAGGCGCCGCCGAGGTAAGCCTGGATGACGGCCTGGCTGGCCAGCAGCTCGGAGGCCGGAGCTGCCCGGACGATGCGACCGGTCTCGAGCAGGTAGGCGCGGTCCGCAATCCGGAGCGCCTGCCGGGCGTTCTGCTCCA contains:
- a CDS encoding sigma 54-interacting transcriptional regulator gives rise to the protein MPRIRLNGADREFSDWGSRTGACWSLASCTSAITATWRRSTPSSSARRRTAALRSPCRSPTRPSPSCHAAACPKSGPSVCSDRSSNCGAPFTSSTARLPASANPCAGSAKRCGTTSLRTTCAATRQRSGTESELFGHRTGAFTGAMDHHQGVFERCSEHGALFLDEIGEVSIPAQIKLLQVLQERTFTPLGGHENKRSCGCSSGASPGPRIPRSSPRSSRRSSAACLVATPGRATRWSKSCAPVS